The Myxococcales bacterium genome window below encodes:
- a CDS encoding DUF4097 family beta strand repeat protein has protein sequence MSIGKPQSRIAALIACALLGTLGPGCRQDFEEHLPTVYGGHLEIDLEAGDITVRTHRLDAVRLDAHAWGINARAVRFELDSQSERIILRGAQRGWRSGLLQTPSIEVIAWVPEHYSLDLHTGRGDVRVANTRGNLTIETDRGQILANHIEGSTRLIGHRGEITIDDVSGTIRVRNSQGAIRVRRAAARVNAISDSGNISVAFSGAPTGHLAAPRGAVSVAVPESEAAMFEAFAHSSYVEVRERGAAKSNQSLVSSEPSLLVEGRRAGIRLGSADQLLTVLDAGVGR, from the coding sequence ATGAGTATTGGAAAACCGCAATCGAGAATCGCCGCACTGATCGCCTGCGCACTGTTGGGGACGCTTGGCCCGGGCTGTCGACAGGACTTCGAAGAGCATCTGCCCACGGTTTACGGCGGACATCTCGAAATCGATCTCGAAGCGGGGGACATCACCGTTCGCACCCACCGACTCGACGCCGTGCGTCTTGACGCTCATGCGTGGGGCATCAACGCCAGGGCGGTCCGGTTCGAGCTCGATTCTCAATCCGAACGCATCATTTTGCGCGGCGCCCAACGCGGCTGGCGCTCGGGTTTGCTCCAGACCCCGAGCATCGAAGTAATCGCCTGGGTTCCCGAGCACTACTCCCTCGACCTCCACACGGGGCGCGGCGACGTGCGCGTTGCCAACACCCGGGGAAACTTGACGATTGAAACTGACCGCGGCCAGATCCTCGCCAACCACATCGAGGGCTCGACGCGACTGATCGGACACCGCGGCGAAATCACCATCGACGACGTCTCCGGAACAATCCGCGTTCGAAACTCCCAAGGTGCAATTCGGGTGCGACGCGCCGCAGCTCGGGTCAACGCCATCTCCGATTCTGGAAACATCTCGGTCGCCTTCTCGGGCGCACCCACAGGCCATCTGGCGGCACCACGCGGCGCGGTATCGGTCGCGGTACCGGAAAGCGAGGCCGCGATGTTCGAGGCATTCGCGCATTCGAGCTATGTGGAGGTTCGGGAACGGGGAGCAGCGAAGAGCAACCAAAGCCTGGTATCGAGCGAGCCGAGCCTACTGGTGGAAGGACGGCGGGCGGGGATACGACTTGGAAGTGCAGATCAATTGTTGACGGTGCTGGATGCTGGGGTTGGGCGGTAG